In the genome of Arachis stenosperma cultivar V10309 chromosome 2, arast.V10309.gnm1.PFL2, whole genome shotgun sequence, the window AACGCTTTCGCACAGTGCCATTGTCTCACCTTGCTGCTGATGATGATCCAACAATATTATCAATACGTAATAAATGACATAAATTTGATGGTTTATAAAATGAATATgtgaaatattatatattttttatttaaggtGCAAAAATAGTACGAAATAAAAATTTActtgaaaaatatattattgcacatttaaacaattttcaatatgtaagttttttttgttattgtcaaagaatttataatattttttggtagttagtattattatttttgttgtacATGATtaacattaatataattaatttttattgttgcACTGTATTTAGTCGTATAGTTTAATTACTGGTTTTATTTGTTAATAATGCTTAACGAAGTGAGTTTTcagtttaaaaaattaaattttattaattttattcatcACGCTACTAgttaaaaagtttttaaaaaaataactaattacagaacaaacaaacaaaaaagaaaataaaaaataagaaactgCTTAAAAAGTAAGACAGTTTTACTAGATGCTactctcaaattttttttaagacaACCGGGAGCTTTATCTGGTGAGTATGAGTCCTCGTTGCCGTCTTTGTCATGATGTCTGTCATAAAGATTAACTGGAGGTCAACACGTCATTTTTAAAACATGATGTCCTGATTTTTCAGCACcaaaaaatcaacaaaaccaGAGTTATTCTGGAAATTATTGACAACAGTAAAGGCATCCACACAATCTGTTTCACAAATAGCATTTCTTTGTCCAAAATCCCAAACTAAAAGATATTCTTTCCAAATAGCAAATAATTCTCCTTGCAGAATATTACGACTCTCAATTGTTCTCAAACAGTCTCGTTGCCAACCTCCATTCCAATTTCTGCTAAGTGCTAACACAGGCAAAACTAACACGATCACCAATACTAGGATAATTtgcatcacaattaatcttaaaagtacCTACCGATGAGAAAATTCATGAGCCACTAATGGTAGAGGGAATAGAAATTCGTTGCAACTCAAAAATATTCTAAAGCTCCCTTTTCCAAGGACAAAGTCATATTAGTAATCTTATTCAGGGGCCAAAACTCGTGTGGATGAAATATCTCATGATTCCTAGAACGTCAAATCCGCTATAGACCAGAAAAGAATCTAAAATGACATTCTTTGCTATGAAGCAAAAACTGGTTCATCAAATCTAGAGGTTGATTAGAAATCTCCAAAGCCTACCAAACTAGCTGATCTTTCGAACAATTTCAAATACAATGAACAACCGGTTTCTTACCAGAAAACATCATCGACAGCTATTCGTCGGTGAGATACCCTCCTGAAACGAAAAGTAGTAATGGGCAGAGCCTCCCTAAGACAAAGCCAGATCAAGAATTTATGTTTTCCAAAACACGCTGACGCCAAAGCCAATTCCCCCGGTACTCCCAACCAAATTTCTTCTTACTGAGTCACAAGTAATCTATAAACCTTTGACGTCGCACCAGACCAAAATCACCCTACCACTGAACCCGCTTGCACATCTAGATTATAGAAAAGAATGTTGCTTTGCAAAAATTAGTTTAGCGgagaatatatattttgaaGGTGCCACTGTCCAGATGACCAAAGATCCAAGATCCGAAAATCCGGATAAGAAATATGAACATAATTCATCTCATGACAAAGCTGCCTCTCTTTTCTCCAATTAGAATACCAGAAGTTCTGGTTTAGATCCCTAATGCACCAAACAAAGCCTTCAAAAGATCCCATGTTTTACATATACTCTTTCAGACATAAAAGTCTGTGTCTCGAAACTGACTGAAATAGTCTCCAAGAGAGGAACGATATTTTTTCCGCAACAATTGAACCCATAACTTATTTGGGTGATAAAAAAATTGCCACACTATATTTTCAAGAAGAGCATCATTAGCACAAAACAGATCTCGAATCCCCATACCACCAAACTTCTTAGGGGTCACCAACTAAACAGATTCATGCCTCTACCATCATCTTGACCTTTTCAAAGAAAGCTCTGCATCATAGATCCTATCTTATTGGATATCCCTTTAGGAAAGAAAGATACTTGCATGCGGTAAGAAAGAATCGCAGCCACTACTGAATTGATCAAACATAGTCTCCTGCCTTGTTAAGCAATTTCCCTTTTCAGCTGGTTAGCCTCCCTCGAATCTTGTCCAGAACATCATTGAACGTTGCTCACGTCACCTGAGAGTGACAAAGGGTAACCCCTAGATACTTGTCCAAGTTCTAGACAAATCTGATAGATGATACCCTAGTAAAAATCTCTTTCCTTGTTGTTGAGACATTCTTAGAACATAGCGCTTTAGATTTCTCCACATTAACCTTCATCCCAGATGCAGTTATTCAAAGGAACCATTACATTTTAAACTTGCCATTTTTCAGCTTTAcagaaaagaaacaaattatCGGCGAATATCAAATGAGAAATTCTTGGACCCCTTCTAAAAACAGCAACCGGCTTCCACAAGCCCCTATTAACTTGATGATTAATAAAGTAGAACAATCTTTCCATACACAGCACAAACAGATATGGCGATACTGGGTCTCCTTGTCTGAGTCCCCAGCTATGAGTGAAGCTATTTAATCTCTCCCCATTTCAATGGATAGACAACGACGAGGCAGTGACACAACGCATAATCAGATTGATTATAGGGGTAGGAAAGCAAAAACTTCCAAGGGTATGTTCAGAAATCTCTAATCAACTCTGTCATAGGCTTTATCCATATCAATCTTAAAGGCCAAAGTACCTTTCTTCGACTTTATTTTCTTCATGAAGTGAAAAACTTCTTGTGCAATAATAATGTTGTCAGGAGTTTCCCTTCCTGGAATAAAACCTCCTTGAAGGGCCCAATAATGTCTGTAAGATGAAGACGAAGTCTATTATCCAAGATCTTTGTTATAATTTTGTAAACCACATTATAGAGACTGATAGGTCTAAAATCTTTCATGAAAACCGGGGACTTCTACCTTCAAAATAAGAATCAGGagagttttcattattcttagATCAATATCCATACCAAAGAATGCTTGACTAATCATAGTCCAAACATCAAAACCAATAATCTCCCAATAATCCTTTAAGAAGAAAGGTCGTGACGCTTTAAAAGAATGCATACTAAAAATAGCCGACTTAACTTCCTCTAATGTAACTGGCGCTATAAGATTACAGCAAGCATCCTCATTTAGGGAAGGAACCGGCACTTCACCAAGACATTCCAAATCCACATTTTTCAATTGGCAgaataaacttttaaaaaggACTCAACTTCCCTATAAGGGACATCCAGATCCATTTCTCACATCCCATCCTAAAAAAGTAGACCATGAATTTTGTTATGTTTCCTCCACACCAGATTCTGAACATGaaataaattgatatttttatctttgaaaTTTATCCActgctctttaaatttctgaATCTATAGAAATTTCTCTTGTATGAGAGTGTTATTGTAATTGTTAATCAATTGTCACTCTTTTTGCTACATAAGAGAATCTTTCATCACTTCCAGCCGCTTTTgtaagaaattaatttaatgctctaattcacttttcttaataaaaatattgctgaacactttaaaattaaattttagagaATTTTTCTATACTTTCAAAAGTTTATCATATACCTACTTATAATCAGACCACCATAATTAGATTATGAGGAGTGTTAGGGGACAgccaattttatattttgtaataattaattggttatcaatgatatttttaatggtgtaaaattacatttaataatatgtgatcactcatttttcttttaatgatTAAGTGTTggccaaattttaaaaaaaatgctgGTCCTATAATTTTTCTTAGATTATAATATCTCTAACTCCCTATATGCgagatatataattttaaaattaaaaaataaaaataaataatttcgCTATTAACGAAAACATTGGAAATATCACAACTAAATATATCATCCTCCAAAACCACCTCGGCGCGTAACTATAAAAAGCAatctatattaaaatttttcggCCAATAAATGAAAGTAGGTAATATAAATGACAACCAACAACCTTTGTATACAAATCAATATGATAACACCATTTAGTACTAAATATCTAATACATGTTACAATTTTAACaaggtatttttttttattgtcaaTGAGTAATAGCTCAAATGGCATAAATCTTCCCATATTCAATTAAGAGGTTACGGATTCGAATCTcctatttttagtaaaaaaaaaaggtattttttatttaatgtataCATGCTTTATAAACTATTAATCGACAATGAAAAACATttaatttgtctgattgctcATCACTTAGTCTCTTAACTGAAGTATTATGAATTCAAATTTCatcttaaatataaaaataaatttaaatgatTTAATAGTTAGTTCAATAGTTTATTTTTGGTGACAGTTCAAtagtttatttaaataagtgttTGTGGTTCGAATTTTACTTTGTGTATGCAAAAATTTATTGACTAATGATAAATCTTTAAATGAAATTCAGTATCGTAACAGATTAATTCTTAACTTATCGAACTGAAAAATAccatagaaaacaaaaaataaaaacaaaaaaaaattaaattagtcaCTTATCATCTTGAAAttattcgaaaaaaaaagtataatttgATAATATAGAATTTACCAAATCAATCATCACTTACATAAACATTAATGagttaattaaagaaaaatattttatatattttcttaattaatatctataatttctatatataaactcttttatattatttgataaaatgGATCTATCGTTTTAACTTCTCACTTGGTCATATTTCATTATTCAAAAAATTACCCAAAGGATGCCAACTAAGAAAATAGAGATACTTAAAAACaatcaaacaaaaataatttaaccTCTATGGATCCTATAGTTTTCATATTATTTTGATTGTAAATATAAAatgataattaaatatattaattgaTTGACTCAATATAAGTAAGCATTAAAAATCAGTGTTTTTTCATctagtaattatttaaaaaattttaattatagaTAATTAAACCTATTTACTATGTATCAattttactttttagtataaaataaagtaaaatacatgtcaatttttttttgaagaaatgAAAAAAGCAAATACAGTACTAGTTAGCAGTTACTATCACCCAATAAATCAGCCACAAGACCATAACATGCACCACACACACAGAGGCTTCTAATTCTAAATCTTCTTATTCTCATCAATTTctcagaaaacaacaacaatgtcTGAAACACCTTCTTCCACCATTGACCCTTATGAATTCCTCAAAATTGAGCTCAACCCCGATGGTGCTTCTCTTACTCGAAACTACCAAGTTCCCTCCGTTCCTCCCTGCCCCGTCGTAGAACCCCACGCGCCACCTGAAGAACAACAAGCCATCTCCAAAGACCTCCCACTCAACCCAGCCACAAACACCTCCCTCCGCCTCTACCTCCCCCACCCTCCTCCGCCGTCAAAGATCCCCCTCCTCATCTACATCCACGGCGGCGGCTTCATCCTCTACCACCCTTCCACCATCTTTTTCCACTACTCCTGCAACTCCCTCTCCGCCTCCCTCCCCGCCGTCGTTGCCTCCGTCGACTATCGCCTCGCGCCGGAGCACCGTCTCCCAGCTGCATACGATGACGCAATCGATGCCATTAAATGGGCCCAGGCCCAAGCACAAAACCCGGCCCAATCTGACCCATGGCTCCGCGACTACGTGGATTTTGATAAAACCTTCTTAATGGGAAGCAGCTCTGGGGGAAATATAGTGTACTTCGCAGGTCTACGTGCACTCGACCTTGATCTCTCGCCGTTGAACATTCGAGGGATATTAATGAACGCTCCTTATTTTAGTGGGACCCAGAGGTCAACCTCGGAGCTTCGCTGGGTCAACGATCGGATTCTTCCCCTGCCCGCAAATGACCTTATGTGGGCGTTGTCGCTGCCCGAGGGGGCTGACCGCGATCACGAGTATTGCAATCCGACGGCTGCGGATGCGGTTCACGGAGAAAAGATCGGACGGCTACCTCTGTGTTTTGTGAACGGGTACGGCGGGGATCCTTTGGTGGACAAGCAGAGGGAGTTAGTTGGGTTGTTGAAGGCACGTGGGGTGCACGTGGATGCTCATTTTGTGGACGATGGGTTCCATGCTGTGGAGTTATTTGATCCTGAGAAAGCAAAGGCTTTGCGTGAAAAGATCAAAGGTTTCATTCATGCAGCTACTTCTAAATCTACTTTGTGATTTGATTTGTTAACGTCATGTATGTGACACTCGCTATGAATAAAAAATGTATGGAATTCTAGTTAAATTACTaaagttttcatgagttgttgTTTAGCAAAAATGTAGtaacaaaaactaaaaataaagatatatatGTGAATGGCAATATCAAGATTAAAGAGATAGATAATATTCTGTGTTATAAAATGGGCATaagtataattattattattattattatcagcCAGCTGGTTGGTCGTCATATATATGGTAATGTACCTATATATGGAACTTTATATATTAAGAGATAGaaaaagtatgaggagccaatgagatatttatacaatgtgtacaatggaggtttatagagtattagagatataattattagtgttacattttcCTATCAGCTGaagtttttgggatgagtggtatcatgacatggtattaaagcgctagatccgaaaggtcaagagttcaaTCCTTGGTGaatccaaaaattaaactaattttttgagaagatgtttattatcctttgtactcggatggttattctaaatAGTATAGGGGATGTTCATTCCATAACTCAATAGCCATTGTACAAATAGTCCATTGTCTCCCTAGCGGGATCCTAAGAGATATTGATGAAGGACTTGAATATTAACTTTGGCCGCATAAGGTTAAAGGTGAATGCTGTCTTGGATGGATCATCGATATGCTTTTATAGCTGGTGCTTAATTATATTAGTACTCATAACTCACAAGACTATATATTATTACATTTGTACATCGTAACGAAGACGTTACGTAAAATGTACAATGTTCAGAGTAAAGTACGAAGATTTGATTAGATTTGCATGTGacaatattattatttgatCGTTTCATATACTTTAACTTtagttctttaattttttactgtGTAGTTGagaatttttctcttttttggtTCCTAAAAAGTAGTACATGATATATTTCATTGAGAGACGTAATTTAATTTAGTTGTACGTTGCTTGAATGATATGCAAGTTGAGCCATTCAGAACGTTACTGCTTATTGCTACACAGAAACGCATATTTGTGGACAATAACGACAAAGGTAGAACATAGTAGTTCAAAGGAATTGAATATTATCTTCATGTGATTCGTTTGATAGtcgaaaattattaaataatttgataaatttaattaaatatcatatgataattattaattattaattttatgtgaaaaaaaaaataatgcagTTGAATTTTCACTTTATTTTGTTTCCTTACCTTAAAGGGTTAGGCGAAAATCCAAATGATTATTTTACACATTAGCTGTTGGGCGTTAATGACAAGAACATTGGGCACAAAGACATATATAGCACATTGTCATACACTCACATGACCCCAATCTAGCAAATTACAGGTTAgaaataaattattcaaatcTCCTCCAGTTAATTTACATTTTTAGAAaagtaataattttataatatagtataaaatcttttataattatttttttgccttttttaTTCTAtcaatttagatttttaaaataagtaattttataatattattcacacaagcatatggttataaattttcaaatttatttttaaccttaacttaatatataaaagtagtgAATATTCTCCTAGTTATATTTACTCGAGAATACATTTAGTAGTGTATATATGATTACATAGTGACTTATACATAAAGCTTCACAAGAAGTTAAAAAATATCATCAGAAATTCCAACAACATATAAATGGttgtcaaaataaaataataagtaGATATACAAtatactaataaattaattataatattcgAACTTTATTTGTAATTTGCATAATGTTTTCACGttactaaaaattttagttttagagtaAGATATTCTGTTGGAAATATCATTTATAAAGTAAGATTCTAAGAAATTACATTATTTTGTGAAAAGTATATACGTTTTTTAAGAATTTGTTTCCTCTAATACAACTAATCCATTCTAACTTTacatgtaataataataatcaaaatcAAGAACCATATatgatgaataataattaactccactaattaataaaaaagcATTAGTTAAAACTCATCAAATTAAAGGATAAACTCCTTGACAATATTCATAACCGCACTAAACCTCACAGGGTCTACCATATCAATACTATGGAACCCTAATTGATCAAACCTTGCTTCCACTTGAACCCCACATTTAACCAACATGGTCACAAACTCTTGTTGCTTGTCAACCATAATGTCACCACCAAACCCAATAACAAGACACCTACCCAACTTCTTAACATTTTCAAAGTGTGGCCCTTTTATCATAGGGTTACaatatctatggtcacggttagTTTCTTTGGGCAGAGTAAGTTCCCAACACAAATCCAACACTGGCAATGGTAACAATTGATCTGTTGCAAACTTAAGCTCCGAGGCTGTCCTTTTTACCCCACCGAACATTGGTTGATTCATGATGATGCCACCAATTcttagaggatccaaattctGTTTTGAATTTCATATTGAAGAAAAGCAAATTAAATCTTGATAATTAGGAAAATCTTTAGTCAAGATCCAATATTATAGTATAAATACAAGAAATTTGTTAAGAATTTAATGcgaaacaaaaatatttttatgtatactAAATATCAGatattaaattagatattatatatttaactGGATATTACAAtgaagattttataattattttttttttgtaaatatattttttattattaaataatgaattatagaatttgatttgatatattataaagtgttatctttatttaaaatatgcttaaataaaaaaaatcatacttTTAATacaagtatttttataaaaaagtatttttaacatttttgtTTGAGTAATTCtcatatatttatgtatatttatatatgagTAATACTATCGAActagtatattttattatttttggctgacAGTTAGTcagtaatatttaaaaatattggctaaaaatatagtataaattaaaatcgttgatctttatatatatatatatatatatatatatatatatatatatatatatatataaataatcaaCTATTAGAATAATTAACCCTATCATAGTAATATAATTAAACATACAATAAATGAATAATCAAATTTGTTTGccatagttaaaaaaaaaaagtaaatttttaaaacttttaaattttaaatttgaaaaataaaactCATGTATGTTACTAATGTGTCACAACATAAATATAGAATACTGCAAAAATTCACATTCGTTCATGGATAACCTAAGAAATTCACATTCCTCTTTCATCCTATTGATTCATAATAAAGATATGAAATGATATATAGGATTAATACCTCTTCTAGTAGAAGAATTGCGGTGTTGAAAACAATGTTACCACCACATCCAACCCCATAGAGGTAACATCTTGAAGGATCACCATAATCCCTTAGCCATTGTTCCCCATCAGGGTCAGCCACTTGTTTCTTCACCCACAAAACGGCGTCGCAGCCATCATAATACGCCGCCGGGAGCCGGTTCTCCGGCGAGAGACGAAATCCAACCGAGACAACAATGGCCGGGATTTCGCTCGCAATTTGCGAGCAGTTTCCGTGGATATTGTTGCTCGCCGGTGTAAAGTGGATGAATCCACCGTTGtggaagaagagaaagattGGTAACCTTGCAACGGTGTTGTCATTGGAAGGAAGTTTGGTTGGTCGGAAGATTCTAACCCATGTTTTGTTTTCATGGTTAATGGTTATGTCTTTTGAGACGGTAGAACTTCCCGGAGAAGGTTCTGGATTCGCCTCAACCGTTGGATAGTTTAAGTTCCGGGTGAGGGTACCGTCTGGATTTAGAGCAACTCCAATATGGCTGTATGGATCAAATTTGGACATTTTAAGAAACACTTATTTTGGTCGGGAAAAAATGGAAGATAATAACGAGGCAATGGAATTGTTATGGTTTTGATTTTGGTGTTGGTTTTGGTGGCATATTTCTGCATGCGGCATGCATGATGATATTATTACCTACGTTTGGGTTGTTATTGGTTGAGTTTCTAAAATTCATTAGGGTTAATTGTTGTTTTGATAGTTGAGGAATAATTGATTGTTCTTGTTGGTTGATGAGTAAGTGGAGATTGgttgttgtatttttttctaaattgagAGTTGATTTGATGCATTTTTCTAGCTTGATGAGAACTTACTAGGTGGATTAGTAGCTCATTAGCCTAACACGTGTAACTATTTGCAccaataaaattaatttgttattgtcctaattttggtttaattaattaatgaaaaaGTATAGGTAATCAACAATATTTTCAAACAATGTGTGAATAATGTGAATTAAtaggattaaaaaaataaatttaaattagtagcATTAAATTAGAGTGtaatgtattttatttgattggtaGTTGTTCATATTATTCAAGATAGTCATTGTTTACCTAGCACTCTCCTTAATTAATACGGAAAAGCTCTGCATACAAGTCAGTAGGGCTTGTATGCTTTACAAGTTCATTAaagaataaaatcaaaatacgCGCTGCTTCACGTTCGTTGATTACACGCGCTATATAACATCCTGCGTATATCtaactaccaaatttaaaatatttgtttccttcttcgttttcattattttgagatttggttgttcttcttctcgcgcgtcttccctccttcttctccatcgttcttttcctttccttttcacactggtatgttcttcgtttacgttacctttttctctctctgcaactcgagcttcgttttctattttgatttgttattttctgaaatcaaagtttgaactcgttttgaagataatggatcaTTCAACCTCAGATTGTCAGCTGAATCCAGGCGAAgtggattatgaatttgaatctaacgaagttcctgaggtttgatttacatAGGATTAGTATGAATTTTCTTTCAGTAATTTGTATAGCATTGTGTAGTTGAAAAATTGCTGAACATTGACTGTGAAAGTAACACGTTAATTACCTGAAATTTATAGCAGACGTTCGGGTGTAGATCAAttcttctttgggtgtattttagctagaagtgtgggtgtatttacactttactggttttttgttattttaattgagttgttgt includes:
- the LOC130962017 gene encoding probable carboxylesterase 8, whose protein sequence is MSETPSSTIDPYEFLKIELNPDGASLTRNYQVPSVPPCPVVEPHAPPEEQQAISKDLPLNPATNTSLRLYLPHPPPPSKIPLLIYIHGGGFILYHPSTIFFHYSCNSLSASLPAVVASVDYRLAPEHRLPAAYDDAIDAIKWAQAQAQNPAQSDPWLRDYVDFDKTFLMGSSSGGNIVYFAGLRALDLDLSPLNIRGILMNAPYFSGTQRSTSELRWVNDRILPLPANDLMWALSLPEGADRDHEYCNPTAADAVHGEKIGRLPLCFVNGYGGDPLVDKQRELVGLLKARGVHVDAHFVDDGFHAVELFDPEKAKALREKIKGFIHAATSKSTL
- the LOC130961001 gene encoding probable carboxylesterase 9 → MSKFDPYSHIGVALNPDGTLTRNLNYPTVEANPEPSPGSSTVSKDITINHENKTWVRIFRPTKLPSNDNTVARLPIFLFFHNGGFIHFTPASNNIHGNCSQIASEIPAIVVSVGFRLSPENRLPAAYYDGCDAVLWVKKQVADPDGEQWLRDYGDPSRCYLYGVGCGGNIVFNTAILLLEENLDPLRIGGIIMNQPMFGGVKRTASELKFATDQLLPLPVLDLCWELTLPKETNRDHRYCNPMIKGPHFENVKKLGRCLVIGFGGDIMVDKQQEFVTMLVKCGVQVEARFDQLGFHSIDMVDPVRFSAVMNIVKEFIL